The Actinopolymorpha sp. NPDC004070 nucleotide sequence GTGGAACCCGACCTGTCCAACGCCGCCCCCTTCCTCGCCGCGGCCATGGTCACCGGCGGCCGGATCCGCGTCCTCGGCTGGCCCGAGACCACCGAGCAGGCCGGTGACGCAATCCGGGAGATCTTCACCCTGATGGGTGCCCACGTACGCCTGGACAGCGAAGGGCTCACCCTGCGCGGCCCGGACACGATCACCGGCGTCGACCTCGACCTGCACGACGTGAGCGAACTGACCCCGGTGGTGGCCGCCGTGGCGGCGCTGGCCACCGGGCCGTCACGGCTGCGCGGGATCGCGCACATCCGCGGCCACGAGACCGACCGGCTGGCCGCCCTGGCGACCGAGCTCAACCGGCTCGGCGGCGCCGTACGCGACACCGAGGACGGCCTGGAGATCTCGCCGCGCCCCCTGCGCGGCGGAGAGTTCCGCACCTACCACGACCACCGGATGGCGCACGCGGCCGCCGTGCTCGGACTGGTCGTTCCCGACCTGCGCGTCGAGGACATCGCCACCACCGGCAAGACCCTGCCGGACTTCCCGGCGATGTGGGCAGCCATGCTCGGCCCGGAGGCGGCTGCGTGAGTTCGCGGCAGCGCCGGTTCGAGGTCGACGACCACGAGAGCTACGGCAGGCCCGCCCGGCGTACCCGCCCCCGCACCAAGCAGCGCCCGAACTACGCCGGCGCCACCACGGCCGTGGTCGTCACCCGTGACCGCGGCCGCTACACCTGCCGGGTGGAGGCGGCCGACGGGGACAGGCGGGACGGTGGGGATGCCGGTGCCCGCCAGGTGATCGCCATGCGGGCCCGAACGCTCGGCCGGACCAGCGTCATCGTCGGCGACCGGGTGCGCCTGGTCGGCGACGTCACCGGAGACCCGGGCACGCTGGCCCGGATCGTGGAGGTGGAGGAGCGAACCACCGTCCTCCGGCGTACCGCCGACGACGACGATCCGATCGAACGCCCCATCGTCGCCAACGCCGACCAGCTGGTGATCGTCACCGCGCTGGCCGACCCCCCACCAAGGCCACGGCTGATCGACCGGTGCCTGGTCGCGGCCTACGACGCCGACGTCGAACCGCTGCTGTGCCTCACCAAGGCCGACCTGGCCTCACCCGACGACCTGCTCGACATCTACCGCCCGCTCGGCGTCCCCTCGGTGGTGACCCGGCACGACGAGGAACTCGGCGACCTTGTCCGGGAGCGGCTCACGGACCGGGTGAGCGTGCTGGTGGGGCACTCCGGGGTGGGCAAGTCGACGCTGGTCAACACGTTGATCCCGGACGCACACCGGGCGACCGGCGAGGTCAGCGACGTCACTGGCCGGGGCCGGCACACCTCGACGCAGGCGGTGATGCTGGCGCTGCCGTTCGGCGGCTGGATCGTGGACACGCCCGGCATCCGGTCGTTCGGGCTGGCACACGTCGACCCGCACCGGCTGATCGGCGCCTTCGGTGACCTGGACGACGTGGCCGAGGAATGCCCCCGCGGCTGCACCCACCAGCGGACCGAGCCGGAGTGTGCCCTGGACGAGGCGGTGGCCGACGGCCGACTGGACCCTGCCCGGGTGGAGTCGTACCGCCGCTTGCTGGACTCCCGCGAGTTCCACGCGGGCGACTAGTCGCACCGCACGTCCCTGGCCGGCCGTCTGTCATCCGCCGCCGCCCCACACCGCGCGCGCACCCGCGTCACCGGCGAGGATGACCTGGATCCCGGTCGCCACCGAGATGCCGACGAGGACGACCGCGACCACGATCCGGACCGGCCGGGCGATCCCGGCGGCACGACGCCGGCCCGCCTCCCAGCGTGGAGTCGGCGCGCCCGGGCCGCCGAGAACGAACGCCGAGACCACGCACCAGCAGAAGAACGCCAGCACCAGCCATCCCAGCAGCTGGGCGCGGTGTTCGTGCAGTTCGACTTCGGCCGGCTTGCCCAGCCGGTCGTACAACGCGTAGCCGCTCTGCACGGTGACGAACGCGGCCACCAGGGACACCGCCGCACCGGCGAGCACCGGCCACCTCAGCAGCCGGCGCCACCGCGGAACCAGCGCGTACACCAGGGCGGCGAGCACCGCGAGCGGGACGAACACCACGACCAGGTGGTTGACGAGAACGTGCAGCGGAAGTCCGAAGGCCCGATCGAACATGCCACCCTCCCGGGGTCGTACTGCATCCACGTCACCGCCCGCGTGGTGCCTGTCCTGTCGGTACGCGGCGTGGCCGACGGTGGTTTCCTACTCACACGCCCAAGGCCCACCGGTGGTTCGATCAGCGGGTCGAAATGTGCGATCATCGCGCGCCCACTACCGTGTCCCCATGGCCTCGACGCACACCGAAGATCTGCGGCTCGCCCACATGATTGCCGACGACGCAGACGCGCTCACGATGAGCCGCTTCCGTGCGCTTGACCTGCAGGTGTCGACGAAAGCCGACGAGACTCCGGTGAGCGAGGCCGACACCGCCGTGGAGGAGGCCGTCCGCCGCACACTCGGCCGGGCCCGCCCCCGTGACAGCATCCAGGGCGAGGAGATGGGCCGCAGCGGCTGGAGCGCCCGCCGATGGATCGTCGACCCGATCGACGGCACCGCCAACTACGTCCGCGGCGTGCCGGTGTGGGCCACTCTGATCGCCCTCTCCGTCGAGGAGGAGATCACCGTCGGGATCGTGTCGGCTCCCGCCCTCGGCCGGCGCTGGTGGGCCTCGAAGGGCGACGGCGCGCACGCCGGGCGCAGCATGCGGCTGGCACAGCAGTGCCGGGTGTCGAAGGTGGCCACGCTGCCCGAGGCCTTCCTGTCGTACTCCGGTCCTGGTGAATGGATCGACGCCGGACGCGGCGCCGGGTTCGGGCGCCTGCTCGAAAGCTGCGGGCGCACCCGCGCGTTCGGCGACTTCTGGTCGTACATGCTCGTGGCGGAGGGCAGCGTCGACATCGCCTGCGAACCTGAGCTCGAGTTGCACGACATGGCCGCGCTGAGTGTCATCGTGGACGAGGCCGGTGGGCGCTTCACCTCCCTGGACGGCACCCCCGGACCGTACGGCGCCGGCGCGGTCGCCACCAACGGCCTGCTGCACGACGAGGTCCTCGGTCTGGTCGGCGACCAGAAAGACCAGAAGGACTGACCCGGCGATCACCGAGCGCGCGGTCACCGAGTCCTGATCGCGGGACCAGTGAGGTGATCGGCGCGCCGATGATCGGGTGACCGCCAAGACTGCACTCGCCGGTGTCGGCGGCGAACCCTCCCCCGCACGGGCCGGCGGACTTCCCGGTAATTACGCGCATACGCCATCGCGGGGGATTTCTTTGCGGCCCGGTCCGGGCTAGCGTGCCCAACACAGAAAGTTGGCCGGTGCTGGCCGCAGGTCGGACCGGCAGGGCACGAAGGGAGCCGGTGATGCGGATCAGCGACGTGCTGCGCGGCAAGGGCCCCAAGGTCGTGACGATCAGACCGGACGCCGCCGTACGAGATCTCCTTCAGCTGCTGGACAGTGCCAACATCGGCGCGGTCGTGGTCAGCGAGGACGGTGCCACGATCACCGGCATCGTCTCCGAGCGCGACATCGTCCGGCACCTCTCCGATCCGTCCCGGCTCCTCGACCAGCCGGTGTCCACGATCATGACCAGCGAGGTGCACACCTGCGCGCCGAACGCCACCGTGGACTCCCTGATGCGGTTGATGACCGAGCAGCGCGTACGCCACGTCCCGGTCGTCGTCGACGGCAGGCTCGCCGGGCTGGTCAGCATCGGCGACGTGGTGAAGACCCGGATCGGTGAGCTGGAATTCGAGCGGGCGCAACTGGAGAACTACATCGCCCAGGCCTGACCGCCGGCACATACCGGGCCATCATTGGGCCATGCAGCCCGATCATCGGCCGGATGTCGTCGTGTGCGGCCCGGCCTCGTGGAACCACATCGTGCGGGTGGCCGAACTCCCCGCGCCGTACCCGCACATGGTGGTCGCCGACGGCGACGTCGAGACGCTGGGCGGCACCTCGGCCGGAAAGGCACTGCACCTGGTCGACCTCGGCCGGCCGGTGACCCTGCACACCGTGGTGGGTGGTGACGTCCACGCCGAACGCATCCAGGCCGCGCTGACCGCGGCCGGCGTACCGCTGCGGGTGTGCCGGGTGCCCGGCGCGAGCGAACGGCACCTGAATCTCATGGACCCGCAGGGTGGCCGGCTGTCGATCTACCTCGACCTGCCGAAATTCGCCGACCGAGGACTGCCCGACGGCGCCTGCCCGGATACCGTCCTGCGGGAGCAGCTTGGCGGCGCCCGCGCCGTGGTCCTCGACCTGTCCGAGCACTCACGGGACCTGATCGACGTCGTACGCGCGATGGGGGTGCCGATCTGGACCGACATCCACGACTACGACGGCAGCGCCGCGTTCCACCGGCCGTTCATCGACGCCGCGTCGTACGTCTTCATGAACGCCGACGGGCTGGACGACCCGCTCGCGTTCATGCACAGCCTGGTCGCGGACCGAGCGCGGCTCGCGGTGTGCACCCTCGGGGCGCAGGGCGCGACAGCCGTCGACGACAGCCATGAGGTGCACCGGATCCCGGCCGCACCGGTGGCCGCGGTGGTGGACACCAACGGCGCGGGCGACGCGTTCATGGCCGGGTTCCTGCATGCGCACCTGTCCGGTTCCACCACGCAGCGGGCGTTGCGGGCCGGAGCGGAGCAGGCCGTCCGGGCGCTGACCACCGTGCACCTGAGCCCGCTCCTGGACAAGTACGGCGAGAGCTACCTCGACCACGCGTGACCCGAGGCCGGACGTCCGTCCTTCCACACCTCGCGTACCAGCGGAACGCCCGGACGGTAGGCGAGGTGTACGTACGACGGCGCGTCGAGCACCGTCAGGTCCGCCCGCGCACCCGGGCGCAGCACGCCCACGTCGTCGCGGCGCAGCGCCCGGGCACCGCCGGCGGTCGCCGCCCACACCGCCTCCGCGGGCGTCATCCCCAGTTCGCGGACGGCGAGGGCGATGCAGAACGCCATGCTCGAGGTGTACGACGAACCC carries:
- the rsgA gene encoding ribosome small subunit-dependent GTPase A — protein: MSSRQRRFEVDDHESYGRPARRTRPRTKQRPNYAGATTAVVVTRDRGRYTCRVEAADGDRRDGGDAGARQVIAMRARTLGRTSVIVGDRVRLVGDVTGDPGTLARIVEVEERTTVLRRTADDDDPIERPIVANADQLVIVTALADPPPRPRLIDRCLVAAYDADVEPLLCLTKADLASPDDLLDIYRPLGVPSVVTRHDEELGDLVRERLTDRVSVLVGHSGVGKSTLVNTLIPDAHRATGEVSDVTGRGRHTSTQAVMLALPFGGWIVDTPGIRSFGLAHVDPHRLIGAFGDLDDVAEECPRGCTHQRTEPECALDEAVADGRLDPARVESYRRLLDSREFHAGD
- a CDS encoding DUF2231 domain-containing protein — encoded protein: MFDRAFGLPLHVLVNHLVVVFVPLAVLAALVYALVPRWRRLLRWPVLAGAAVSLVAAFVTVQSGYALYDRLGKPAEVELHEHRAQLLGWLVLAFFCWCVVSAFVLGGPGAPTPRWEAGRRRAAGIARPVRIVVAVVLVGISVATGIQVILAGDAGARAVWGGGG
- a CDS encoding inositol monophosphatase family protein, producing MASTHTEDLRLAHMIADDADALTMSRFRALDLQVSTKADETPVSEADTAVEEAVRRTLGRARPRDSIQGEEMGRSGWSARRWIVDPIDGTANYVRGVPVWATLIALSVEEEITVGIVSAPALGRRWWASKGDGAHAGRSMRLAQQCRVSKVATLPEAFLSYSGPGEWIDAGRGAGFGRLLESCGRTRAFGDFWSYMLVAEGSVDIACEPELELHDMAALSVIVDEAGGRFTSLDGTPGPYGAGAVATNGLLHDEVLGLVGDQKDQKD
- a CDS encoding CBS domain-containing protein; translated protein: MRISDVLRGKGPKVVTIRPDAAVRDLLQLLDSANIGAVVVSEDGATITGIVSERDIVRHLSDPSRLLDQPVSTIMTSEVHTCAPNATVDSLMRLMTEQRVRHVPVVVDGRLAGLVSIGDVVKTRIGELEFERAQLENYIAQA
- a CDS encoding carbohydrate kinase family protein, with product MQPDHRPDVVVCGPASWNHIVRVAELPAPYPHMVVADGDVETLGGTSAGKALHLVDLGRPVTLHTVVGGDVHAERIQAALTAAGVPLRVCRVPGASERHLNLMDPQGGRLSIYLDLPKFADRGLPDGACPDTVLREQLGGARAVVLDLSEHSRDLIDVVRAMGVPIWTDIHDYDGSAAFHRPFIDAASYVFMNADGLDDPLAFMHSLVADRARLAVCTLGAQGATAVDDSHEVHRIPAAPVAAVVDTNGAGDAFMAGFLHAHLSGSTTQRALRAGAEQAVRALTTVHLSPLLDKYGESYLDHA